In the Natronoglycomyces albus genome, AGACCTTCCCAGTAGATGGTGGTGCCAGCCAACGGAACACTGAGCAAGATCAACAGGGCCACTTGGAAGATCATGCCAACCACGATCGATCCACAACGCCCCAAGAGGAGCGCGAAGCGGGATACGGGCGTGACCCGCATCCGTTCGATGACGCCTTCGCGCAGCTCGGCTATGAGCGCAAACCCCACGGAGATGGAACCAAATAGCGCCATCATGATGAGCAGACCTGGGAGGAATGTCTCCATGACGCCGCGTTCGAAACCGGGCATGTCCTGCATGCCGTTCAGCAGGGGCCCGAAGAGGACGAGGTAATACAGCGGTTGGATGAGCATGACGAACAGCCATATGGGCTGTTTGATTTGCAAGAGGATTCGCCGCTCGAAGACCAAATAAGTGTCGCGGAAGAATTTCATTGGGTGTTACTCCTGAGTTGCTGCGCTTCCTCTAGAGGCGCAGGTGAAAGAGCGCGGTTCGTCTTCTGGCCTCGCGATGCGAAACATGACGCATGGGGCAACTCGACGTTCGCCCCCTGGGCAAAAGAGAGACCGCACCAGGGAATCGGCGCGACTACTCGTCGCGGAGGGACCGGCCGGTCTGCTTCAAGAAAACGTCATCCAAGCTGGGGCGATGCAACTCGATCGAAATCGGGGAAATGTCGGCGGCGTCGAGTTCACGCAGCAAGAGCGGGACTGCGGAGCCCCCCTCGTCCACATAGAGCCGCAGCGTGACGATGCCGGCGGGATCAGGTTCACTTGATTCGATTTCTCGCACAAAGGAGCGCTGCCGCAATAGTTCTTCGGCTCGGGGCGCATCGCCATTGACTCCAATAAGGACGAGGTCGCCCGAGACCTCTTGTTTGAGCTGGGCAGGGGTGCCTTCGATCACGACCGCCCCTTCGTCCACAATCACCAGGCGGTCGCATAGGGCGTCGGCCTCGTCCAGATAGTGCGTGGTGAGGACGACGGACGTACCCCAATCCCGGAGCCTGCGTACTTCCTCCCACATGTGGGCGCGCGATTGCGGGTCAAGCCCGGTTGTCGGTTCGTCCAGGAACAGCAACTGCGGCTCATGCATGATGCCCAGCGCGATGTCGAGCCGACGGCGCTGACCACCCGAGTAGGTCTTCGAAGGCCGATCGGCGAAGTCAGCCAGTTGGAAGGCCTGGAGGACCTCCCCGGCTCGCTGGGCGGCGTCTTTTTTACGCATGCCGTAGAGGCGCCCCTGGTGGACGAGCTCGGCTCGGGCGCTGACCTCGCCCCAGGTGCCGCCTGCTTGGCCGACGTAGCCGATGGATTGCCGCACTTTAGCGGGTGCGGCGAGTAGATCGTGTCCGCATACGGTCGCTTCGCCTGCGGAGGGCTCGATCAAAGTGGCCAGCATCCGCAGCGTCGTGGTTTTTCCGGCGCCGTTGGTGCCAAGTAGGCCGAAGATCTCGCCTTCCTTGACTGACAGATCGACGCCGCGAACGGCCTCGACACTCTTACCGCGGGTGGTGAAGGTCTTTTTTAGACCTTTGGTCTGGATCAACATGGAAACCTCAAGGGTGAACGATTCTGTTGGTGGGTGTTGGGCGGTGATGCCGTGCAGTGCCATGGCCTGCCTGGAGCGTTTCGAGCAAAGACACAAGTACATCCGTTGGGTACGGCATACACGACCACCATCATAGTCAACGTTGACTATAGCGGAGCGCTGCCTTTACCCGCAACCCATTTACCACTGGCGCGCCGATGGGAACACGGGCACGCAGGCAGCCAGCTGGACACTGATAGCTCTTTGTTCAGCTACGACAGCTGTTTTTCCATCACATCAATCCCAGCGGCAGCCAGGTCGCCCTACCTAACGCACCCACGCCGATAATCGCGACCAACAGACCATTTATGGATAAATTTGACTAAGATTCTCTAGTCCAAACAGGCATATAGACACCGGTAATCGCGTGGCAGAGCTGGACCCGCATAAGCGCGCCTCCCACACTGGCGAAAGCTACTCAAGCTTGACGTAAGCTGCGGCATATGTGGAGCACTCGACTTTTCGTTCTCGGCCTCGTACGGTGGCTGGGGCCCATACACGGCTACGACGTGCATCAAGAACTGACCAGCTGGAGCGTCCCCGGCCTCCACGAGATCAAGCCCGGCTCGATCTACCACGCACTCAAGAAACTCACCGGTGAAGGACTGCTCGAGGTCGACTCCACCGAGCAGGACCCCGGCCGCCCGGCCCGCACCACCTACCGCATCACAGCGGCCGGAGAATCCACATTTCACTCGATCCTGCGCCAACGGCTATGGGATGAAAACACCAACATGCACGACTTCGGCGTCGTATGGGCCTTCGCCCCAGCCCTGGCCGACTCCGAGGCCATCGCCGCCCTGCAACGGCGCGCCGAGTACCTCCAGACGCAGATGGATACGCTCACCGCCGATATCGCCGCTCGCTCCACCACATCCGACAAGTCCCGCTCGGATTACCTACCCCCACACGTGCGCTCTATGCTGCGACTAGTGATCCAGCAATTGGCCGTGGCCGCCGATTGGTGTGACGAAACGGCGGCGCGGATCGAAGCGGGTGAGCTTGATATCGGAACAGACCCTAGCGTGGAAGAGGCTCGTCTATGGCGTGAGAGCATCAGGCGAGAGAGAATGAAAAAATTCGACAAGGGAAACTAGCCACTAGCTACAAACCTTGTCCCCTAATGTCGGCTTTTGGGCACTTGCAGTAACCCTGTGTGGTGCCACTCACCCGATGCGGCCATTAGACTCCAGGCCGGACCCTCAGGAGGAAAAAGTGCGCAAGGTGCTCATCGCCAACCGTGGCGAAATCGCAATCAGAGTAATCCGCGCCTGCAATGATGCAGGCATCGCCAGTGTCGCCGTGTACGCGGATTCCGACCGCGATGCCCCGCACTCCCTGCTGGCCGACGAAGCCTACGCCCTCGACGGTCTCACCGCCGTCGACACCTACTTGCGCATCGACAAGCTGATCAGCATCGCCCAGCGCGCCGAAGTTGACGCCGTCCACCCCGGCTACGGCTTCCTCAGCGAAAACGCCGACTTCGCCCAAGCGGTCATCGACGCGGGACTCACTTGGATCGGACCCACCCCGCAGGCGATTCGCGATCTGGGCGACAAGGTCACCGCCCGCCACATCGCCGCCCGAGCGGGCGCGCCACTCGTACCCGGCACCAAGGACCCCGTCACAGGCTCCGATGAAGTCAAGGCCTTCGCCGAAGAGCACGGGCTACCCGTAGCGATCAAAGCCGCCTTCGGCGGCGGTGGACGTGGCCTCAAGGTCGCCCGCGAAATGGGCGAGATCGCCGACCTGTACGACTCTGCTGTACGCGAGGCCGAGGCCGCCTTTGGCAACGGGCAGTGTTTCGTCGAGCGCTACCTCGACCGCCCCCGCCACGTGGAAGCTCAGGTCCTGGCCGACACCCACGGCAATGTCGTGGTCGTCGGTACCCGCGACTGCTCGCTACAGCGTCGTCACCAAAAGCTAGTCGAAGAAGCACCCGCCCCGTTTCTGACTGATGAACAGCGGGAACGCATTCACGCTTCCTCCAAGGCCATCTGTCTGGAGGCCAACTACCACGGTGCCGGTACCGTCGAATTCCTCGTCGGCCAAGACGGCACCATCTCCTTCCTCGAAGTCAACACCCGCCTCCAAGTCGAACACCCGGTTTCCGAAGAAACCACCGGGCTGGACCTGGTGCGCGAACAGTTCCGGATCGCCGCAGGCGAGAAGCTGGCCTTCACCGAGGACCCCACGCCTCGTGGCCACTCGATCGAATTCCGTATCAACGGCGAAGACCCCGGACGTAATTTCCTGCCCGCCCCCGGCACGGTCACTAAACTGCGTCTGCCCTCAGGGCCGGGTGTCCGGGTTGACACCGGCATCGAAGAGGGATCGGTTGTCGACGGCAACTTTGACTCTTTGCTGGCCAAGGTCATCATCACCGGCGCCACTCGTGAAGAGGCGCTGCGCCGCTCCGCTCGCGCGCTGGGCGAGATGGAGGTGGAGGGCCTAGCCACCGCGCTCACCTTCCACCGCGCCATCGTCAAGGACCCGGCGTTCACCTCCGAGCCCTTCAGCGTCTACACCCGTTGGATCGAAACCGAATGGGCGGGCGTGGAGCCTACCGAGGTCACTCCCGTGGCCGCGCCGGAGGCTGAGGAACACACCAACGTGGTCCTCGAAGTCGGCGGCAAACGCATCGAAGTCAAACTGCCCGCCAGTTTCGCCGCCGCAGCCCCTGCCCCAGCGGCGAAGAAAGAGCGCCGTCAGCGTAAGAAGACGGGCGGCTCCGGTGGCGGCGCGGCCGTCGGCGGCGACGCGCTGCCCTCGCCGATGCAAGGAACGATCGTGAAGGTCGCCGCCGACGATGGACAATCGGTCGAAGCCGGTGACACAATTGTGGTGCTAGAAGCGATGAAGATGGAGCAGCCCATCGAAGCGCACAAGTCCGGCACGGTCACCAATCTCAACGTCACAGTGGGAGACGTGGTCTCGGCCGGAGTGGCGTTGTGCCAAATCGTCGACTAAGCACTCTCGCCCGTTAGGGCAAGTGCGGCGAACTGGCTGGTAGAGCCGCAACACGCAGCCCTACGATCCAACCCATGAGCTTGACTAGCAGCCTGGCGGTAACCACCCCAGGCTGCTTTTATGTGCAAAGCTCCCCACTTTGGGACAAGCGCGCCAGAGGCCATCGCTGTAGGGCACAATGGCACCGCAGCCGAACGACAACCACGGCCGATGGCCGTCGGAACTGGGGATTATCCATGCGATTCATCCACGATGTTCAACCCGAACACGACTTGACCTACGCGGACGTGTTCATGGTCCCCAACAAATCCGCCGTCAAGTCGCGTCTCGCGGTCGACTTGAGCACGTCGGACGGGACCGGTAACACCGTGCCGATCGTGGCCGCGAACATGACCGCGGTCTCGGGACGACGCATGGCCGAAACCCTGGCTCGTCGAGGCGGCATCGCCGTGATTCCGCAGGACATCCCACTCGATGTCGTCGCCGAAAACATCTCCTGGGTCAAGCAACGACCGCTCGAATGCGATACGGCGATCACGCTGCGACCCTCCTCGACCGTCGGTGACGCTCTAGCGCTCATCCCGAAACGCTCCCACGGGGCCGTCGTCGTCATTGACGAGGAGAATCGGCCCGTGGGCGTGGTGACCGAGGCCGACTGTAGTGGTGTTGATCGATTCACGCAGGTGTCCGAGGTCGCCTCGACCGACCTCACCACGATCGAGGCGGGGACGAAGGACGAGGAAGCCTTCGACACCCTCGACACCGCCAACCATCGCCTGGCTCCCGTCATTGACGCCAACGGTCGCCTGCAAGGCGTACTCACCCGCTCAGGTGCCCTGCGAAACACTCTCTACACGCCCAACACCGACGCGGCGAACCGACTGCGCATCGCGGTGGCCATCGGGATCAACGGCGACGTTGAGACCAAAGCCCGCCGCCTCGTCGAGGCCGGGGCTGACGTGCTGGTCGTCGATACCGCCCACGGCCATCAAGACCGCATGGTGGAAGCCCTCAAGCTGGTTCGCGGCGCGGCACCAAACGTGCCGATCGCAGCGGGAAACGTTGTCACCACCGACGGGGTGCGCGAACTTGTCAA is a window encoding:
- a CDS encoding ABC transporter permease produces the protein MKFFRDTYLVFERRILLQIKQPIWLFVMLIQPLYYLVLFGPLLNGMQDMPGFERGVMETFLPGLLIMMALFGSISVGFALIAELREGVIERMRVTPVSRFALLLGRCGSIVVGMIFQVALLILLSVPLAGTTIYWEGLFMLMGLVVLITIMLSAISYGLALMTKSEDALAPLLNTVTQPVILLSGIMLPMALAPGWLQTLAAFNPFAYAVNAARALFVGSYDDPVVWQAGVILGAFTLLMVVWSGRRFARAVA
- a CDS encoding ATP-binding cassette domain-containing protein; its protein translation is MIQTKGLKKTFTTRGKSVEAVRGVDLSVKEGEIFGLLGTNGAGKTTTLRMLATLIEPSAGEATVCGHDLLAAPAKVRQSIGYVGQAGGTWGEVSARAELVHQGRLYGMRKKDAAQRAGEVLQAFQLADFADRPSKTYSGGQRRRLDIALGIMHEPQLLFLDEPTTGLDPQSRAHMWEEVRRLRDWGTSVVLTTHYLDEADALCDRLVIVDEGAVVIEGTPAQLKQEVSGDLVLIGVNGDAPRAEELLRQRSFVREIESSEPDPAGIVTLRLYVDEGGSAVPLLLRELDAADISPISIELHRPSLDDVFLKQTGRSLRDE
- a CDS encoding PadR family transcriptional regulator, whose product is MWSTRLFVLGLVRWLGPIHGYDVHQELTSWSVPGLHEIKPGSIYHALKKLTGEGLLEVDSTEQDPGRPARTTYRITAAGESTFHSILRQRLWDENTNMHDFGVVWAFAPALADSEAIAALQRRAEYLQTQMDTLTADIAARSTTSDKSRSDYLPPHVRSMLRLVIQQLAVAADWCDETAARIEAGELDIGTDPSVEEARLWRESIRRERMKKFDKGN
- a CDS encoding GuaB1 family IMP dehydrogenase-related protein codes for the protein MRFIHDVQPEHDLTYADVFMVPNKSAVKSRLAVDLSTSDGTGNTVPIVAANMTAVSGRRMAETLARRGGIAVIPQDIPLDVVAENISWVKQRPLECDTAITLRPSSTVGDALALIPKRSHGAVVVIDEENRPVGVVTEADCSGVDRFTQVSEVASTDLTTIEAGTKDEEAFDTLDTANHRLAPVIDANGRLQGVLTRSGALRNTLYTPNTDAANRLRIAVAIGINGDVETKARRLVEAGADVLVVDTAHGHQDRMVEALKLVRGAAPNVPIAAGNVVTTDGVRELVKAGADIVKVGVGPGAMCTTRMMTGVGRPQFSAVMECAATARKLGKHAWADGGIRHPRDVALALAAGASNVMVGSWLAGTYESPGDLNHDADGKPYKENFGMASARAVRLRTSGDTPYEQARKALFEEGISTSRMYLDRQRPSVEDLLDSIVAGVRSAATYAGASNLEEFHERATVGVQSAAGFTEGAPLSTW
- a CDS encoding acetyl/propionyl/methylcrotonyl-CoA carboxylase subunit alpha, with the translated sequence MRKVLIANRGEIAIRVIRACNDAGIASVAVYADSDRDAPHSLLADEAYALDGLTAVDTYLRIDKLISIAQRAEVDAVHPGYGFLSENADFAQAVIDAGLTWIGPTPQAIRDLGDKVTARHIAARAGAPLVPGTKDPVTGSDEVKAFAEEHGLPVAIKAAFGGGGRGLKVAREMGEIADLYDSAVREAEAAFGNGQCFVERYLDRPRHVEAQVLADTHGNVVVVGTRDCSLQRRHQKLVEEAPAPFLTDEQRERIHASSKAICLEANYHGAGTVEFLVGQDGTISFLEVNTRLQVEHPVSEETTGLDLVREQFRIAAGEKLAFTEDPTPRGHSIEFRINGEDPGRNFLPAPGTVTKLRLPSGPGVRVDTGIEEGSVVDGNFDSLLAKVIITGATREEALRRSARALGEMEVEGLATALTFHRAIVKDPAFTSEPFSVYTRWIETEWAGVEPTEVTPVAAPEAEEHTNVVLEVGGKRIEVKLPASFAAAAPAPAAKKERRQRKKTGGSGGGAAVGGDALPSPMQGTIVKVAADDGQSVEAGDTIVVLEAMKMEQPIEAHKSGTVTNLNVTVGDVVSAGVALCQIVD